A window of Kribbella amoyensis contains these coding sequences:
- the leuD gene encoding 3-isopropylmalate dehydratase small subunit, protein MEAFTQHIGTAAPLRRSNVDTDQIIPAVYLKRVTRTGFEDGLFAAWRNDPAFVLNQPEYGGVSVLVAGPDFGTGSSREHAVWALMDYGFRVVVSSRFGDIFWGNSGKAGLLAALVTQDVVEQLWAAIEADPGTKVTVDLEHKTLSAGDVSAPFEIDDYTRYRLLNGLDDVGITLSHADEIEAYEATRPSFKPATLPAKA, encoded by the coding sequence ATGGAAGCCTTCACCCAGCACATCGGCACCGCGGCCCCGTTGCGCCGCAGCAACGTCGACACCGACCAGATCATCCCCGCCGTCTACCTGAAGCGGGTCACCCGGACCGGGTTCGAGGACGGCCTGTTCGCTGCCTGGCGCAACGACCCGGCCTTCGTCCTGAACCAGCCCGAGTACGGCGGGGTCTCGGTGCTCGTCGCCGGTCCGGACTTCGGCACCGGGTCGTCCCGGGAGCACGCCGTCTGGGCCTTGATGGACTACGGGTTCCGGGTCGTCGTGTCGTCCCGGTTCGGCGACATCTTCTGGGGCAACTCCGGCAAGGCCGGGCTGCTCGCGGCGCTCGTCACCCAGGACGTGGTCGAGCAGTTGTGGGCCGCGATCGAGGCCGACCCGGGCACCAAGGTGACCGTCGACCTGGAGCACAAGACGCTGTCGGCCGGTGACGTGTCCGCGCCGTTCGAGATCGACGACTACACCCGCTACCGGCTGCTGAACGGTCTCGACGACGTCGGCATCACGCTGTCGCACGCGGACGAGATCGAGGCGTACGAGGCGACCCGGCCGTCGTTCAAGCCGGCCACGTTGCCCGCCAAGGCCTGA